TGAATTTAGCGAATCAGCATTTTCTAGATTTGAACCTAGAGAAGAGGTGAAAGGAAATATTGCTAGAGCAATGTTTTACTTCAATACTATATATAGCGATCGCGCTAACGCAGTAGACCCAAACTACTTTGAAAGACAGCGTCAAACCCTGTGTCAATGGAACCAGCAAGATCCTCCTGACACTACTGAAATTGAACGCAGTCGTGCGATCGCTGAATTTCAAGGAAATGAAAATCCTTTCGTGCTAGATGCTACATTAGCACAAAAGACCTACTGTAATTCTTAAATGAAGCGCTCACTAGCTGGAATTGCGGGAATTGTTGCGATCGCCACTCTCATCAGCAAACTCTTTGGGTTAGTGCGATCGGCTTGTGTTGCAGCAGTTTTTGGAGTTGGTCCGGTTGCTGATGCATACAATTACGCCTATATTATCCCCGGCTTTTTGTTAGTTTTGCTTGGTGGTATTAATGGTCCAGTGCATAGTACTCTGGTGAGCGTTTTAGCAAAGCGAGAAAAATCAACAGCTGCTCCTTTGGTAGAAACAATCACCACTCTTACTGGCTGCATCTTACTTTTGGTCACTATTAGTTTGATTGTTTGTGCAGATTTTTTCACTCATTTAATAGCCCCTGGTTTGGAACCACAAGTTAGAACCCTAGCTGCACAACAATTGCAGATAATGGCTCCCATCGCTATGTTATCGGGGTTTATCGGTATTGGCTTTGGGACTCTAAATGCAGCACAACATTACTGGCTTCCTTCCATTAGCCCAATGCTATCTAGTCTAACAGTCATCATTGGCTTGGGTGTTTTCGTCCTACAACAGGGAACCCCAGCCAATACATCTGACTACCCCCTACTCCCTACTCCCCACTCCCCACTCCCTATTTTCCAAGGAGGCTTGGTATTAGCTGGTGGAACTCTTGCAGGTGCTATTTTGCAATGGGTAGTTCAATTGATAGTGCAGTGGCGGGAGGGTATGGGGAGACTACGCCTGCGCTTTGACTTTTATTCTCCAGGGGTGAAAGAGGCGATCGCAGTCATGGCTCCTGCTATTTTATCTTCCAGCATGACCCAAATTAACATTTACGTTGACTTATTCTTCGCTTCTTATATTCCTCATGCGGCGGCGGCATTAAATTATGCTGGGCTACTTGCTCAAACGCCCAAAGGTATTCTTACGAGTGCCTTATTAATACCATTCATAACAGTATTTTCCCAATTAACAAAGCCAGAAGATTGGTTTGCATTAAAGCTGCGGATTCGTCAAAGCATCATTATTACAGCTCTTACTATGTTACCCTTGGGAGCTTTGATGATAACTTTAGCTGTGCCAATTGTAAGAATAGTGTACGAGCGCCAAGCATTTGACTCCCATGCATCCAAACTTGTGGCAACTCTTTTCATGGCTTATGGTTTAGGCGCTTTCACCAGTGTTCTTGTCAGCGTATTAGTGCGGGTATTCTATGCTTTGGAAGATGGGCAAACACCTTTTCGCATAACTTTAATAAATATTTCACTGAATATAGTACTTGATTATTTTCTAGTAAAAGCCTTTGGCGCACCCGGTTTAGTTCTTGCTTCTATGGGAGTGAATTTAACAGCAACTATCATGTTGTTATGGTGCTTGCATCGCCGACTCAACGGTTTAGCTTTGCGAGAATGGAGTCTACCCATACTGGGTTTAATTGGCATAAGTGGAATAACAGGGCTTGCTTGTTGGCTCACAAGTTGGGGTTTTGAAGTTCTTTGGGGTAGCGAAGGAATACTGAGACAGTTGTTACAATTAAGTCTTGCTAGTAGTATCGGATTAGGAGTTTTTGCAGCTTTAGTGAGTATCATGAAACTGCCAGAGGTTGAGTTGTTGGTGAATCGCTTGAGAAAGAAACGACTGGAATAGAATGGAACTAATTAGTCATCAAGATGGTCGTGCTACAAGTTGCTACGCATCTACTTTTAATTTAGATGGAAAACTTGAGAACCAACGCGATCGTAAGACTCAGACTGACTCAGTTAAACAGGTTAGCTGTAGCAATATTAATGAGTGTTGCAGTTTTACTCCTCTTGTGGTTTGCTTCTCCCTTGCCTAAAATGCTTGCACAACCACAAGTAAAGATTTTTGAAAAAGTTTGGCAAACTGTAAACGAAAACTTTTACGACCCCAACTTTAATGGAGTTGACTGGAAGGCAATGCGGAAAAAGTATGAATCATCCGCAGCAAGCACCAAGTCCAGCCAGGAACTTGCTGTCGTTATCAATCAAATGCTTGCTGAGTTGCAGACATCTCACACTCGCTTCTACACAAAAGATGAACCTGCTTATTATCAGCTTTTGGGTATTTTTCAAGAAGGGAATCCTGATTTTCAAAAGCAGTTAAGAAAGTTTTTTAAAAAAGGTAAGATTGAATACAGTGGTATTGGTATAACTACTAAAGACATCAACGACAAAACTTTTATCAAAACTATACTTGATGGCAGCCCTGCTTTAGCAGCAGAGTTAAAAGTGGGCGACCAATTGCTCAGTGTAGGCGATCGCCCTTACAAACCCCTTGAGTCTTTTGCTGGTAAAGCGGGTCAAAAAGTCACATTGTTAATTCAAAGAAACAGTAATGCGAACAGCCGCCAAAAAATTACTGTAATTCCCAAGATGCTAGACGCAACCACGATGTTTAGGTCAGCACAGCAAGCCAGTACCCAAGTCATTGAGCGAGATGGTAAAAAAATTGGTTACGTTCACATCTGGTCAAATGCAGCCGATCCAGATCAGGAACAGCTACGAGAAGATCTGATTTACGGTCGTCTCCGAGAAGCAGATGGTTTAGTTTTAGATTTAAGAGATGGTTGGGGTGGAGGAGACATTAGCTATCTCAACATATTCACTGCAAAAGCCGGACCGAGTGTTACCAATGTTGCTCGTGACGGTAGAAAATATACGTTTATTCCTCAATGGAAAAAGCCTGCTGTCATGATCATCAATGAAGGCAGCAGAAGTAGTAAGGAAATTCTGGCATATGGTTTTCAGCAACATAAAATAGGACCTGTTGTTGGTTCTAAAACAACGGGTGCAGTCGTTGCTGGTCGTCTTTTTCTGATGGATGATGGTAGTTTCCTCTATTTAGCTGTTGCCAACGTATTTATTGATGAGAACCAAAGGCTAGAAGGTAAAGGCGTCGCGCCAGATATTAGCGTTCCCTTCTCATTAGAATATGCAGAGGGTAAAGATCCTCAAAAAGAGCGGGCTATAGAGACTCTGCTAGCAACAGCCAAGCAGCGCAGCCAATCAAGAGAAGGAAACCCTTAGAACTGGTTGATAGATTTTTTGTATATGTGGCTACAATCAAACTCAACTTAAGCAAATTCCCCAGATAGATGACAATGGCAGATTTTTAAAGATATATTTAGAAATACAGAGATTCAGGGCAACTACTGACATAGGTAATTTGTTTTTCTACCTTGACATATTTAATCTCTAACAATCCACAGAT
This genomic interval from Scytonema hofmannii PCC 7110 contains the following:
- the murJ gene encoding murein biosynthesis integral membrane protein MurJ; protein product: MKRSLAGIAGIVAIATLISKLFGLVRSACVAAVFGVGPVADAYNYAYIIPGFLLVLLGGINGPVHSTLVSVLAKREKSTAAPLVETITTLTGCILLLVTISLIVCADFFTHLIAPGLEPQVRTLAAQQLQIMAPIAMLSGFIGIGFGTLNAAQHYWLPSISPMLSSLTVIIGLGVFVLQQGTPANTSDYPLLPTPHSPLPIFQGGLVLAGGTLAGAILQWVVQLIVQWREGMGRLRLRFDFYSPGVKEAIAVMAPAILSSSMTQINIYVDLFFASYIPHAAAALNYAGLLAQTPKGILTSALLIPFITVFSQLTKPEDWFALKLRIRQSIIITALTMLPLGALMITLAVPIVRIVYERQAFDSHASKLVATLFMAYGLGAFTSVLVSVLVRVFYALEDGQTPFRITLINISLNIVLDYFLVKAFGAPGLVLASMGVNLTATIMLLWCLHRRLNGLALREWSLPILGLIGISGITGLACWLTSWGFEVLWGSEGILRQLLQLSLASSIGLGVFAALVSIMKLPEVELLVNRLRKKRLE
- a CDS encoding S41 family peptidase, with translation MSVAVLLLLWFASPLPKMLAQPQVKIFEKVWQTVNENFYDPNFNGVDWKAMRKKYESSAASTKSSQELAVVINQMLAELQTSHTRFYTKDEPAYYQLLGIFQEGNPDFQKQLRKFFKKGKIEYSGIGITTKDINDKTFIKTILDGSPALAAELKVGDQLLSVGDRPYKPLESFAGKAGQKVTLLIQRNSNANSRQKITVIPKMLDATTMFRSAQQASTQVIERDGKKIGYVHIWSNAADPDQEQLREDLIYGRLREADGLVLDLRDGWGGGDISYLNIFTAKAGPSVTNVARDGRKYTFIPQWKKPAVMIINEGSRSSKEILAYGFQQHKIGPVVGSKTTGAVVAGRLFLMDDGSFLYLAVANVFIDENQRLEGKGVAPDISVPFSLEYAEGKDPQKERAIETLLATAKQRSQSREGNP